From one Salmo salar chromosome ssa09, Ssal_v3.1, whole genome shotgun sequence genomic stretch:
- the cnot7 gene encoding CCR4-NOT transcription complex subunit 7 isoform X2: MPAATVDHSQRICEVWADNLDEELKRIRQVIRKYNYIAMDTEFPGVVARPIGEFRSNADYQYQLLRCNVDLLKIIQLGLTFMNEQGEYPPGTSTWQFNFKFNLTEDMYAQDSIELLTTSGIQFKKHEEEGIETLYLAELLMTSGVVLCEGVKWLSFHSGYDFGYLIKILSNSNLPEEEVDFFEILRLFFPIIYDVKYLMKSCKNLKGGLQEVAEQLELERIGPQHQAGSDSLLTGMAFFKMREDLSPRTMPQDYLA, encoded by the exons ATGCCCGCGGCTACTGTGGATCATAGCCAAAGAATATGTGAGGTTTGGGCTGACAACCTGGATGAAGAACTCAAAAGGATCCGCCAGGTCATTCGAAAATACAACTACATTGCCATG GACACAGAGTTTCCAGGTGTAGTTGCGAGACCGATTGGAGAGTTCAGAAGCAATGCtgactaccagtaccagttacTGCGATGTAATGTAGACTTGCTAAAGATTATCCAGCTGGGCCTTACCTTTATGAATGAACAGGGTGAATATCCACCGGGAACTTCAACATGGCAGTTCAATTTTAAGTTTAACCTCAC GGAGGACATGTATGCACAGGACTCCATCGAGCTCTTGACAACATCAGGCATCCAGTTCAAGAAGCATGAGGAGGAGGGGATCGAGACATTGTACTTGGCTGAACTGCTCATGACCTCAGGAGTGGTGCTCTGTGAGGGCGTCAAGTGGCTTTCTTTCCACAG TGGCTATGACTTTGGCTATCTGATCAAGATTCTGTCCAACTCTAACCTGCCCGAAGAGGAAGTGGACTTCTTTGAGATCCTTCGCCTGTTCTTCCCCATCATATATGATGTCAAGTACCTCATGAAGAGCTGCAAAAACCTCAAG GGTGGGCTACAGGAAGTGGCAGAACAGCTGGAGCTGGAGAGGATTGGCCCCCAGCACCAAGCTGGCTCAGACTCACTACTGACAGGCATGGCATTCTTCAAGATGAGAGAG